The Arthrobacter burdickii genome window below encodes:
- a CDS encoding sensor histidine kinase: MFSAAVDTALVCAVAIITLAVVASLGFRLSRSYRDLGSDADRATYDTLHTAALASEHLREGLTPAGAPKAARHLRGLLRCDILLISDDAGVLAWDGGRTAAPDVMPLVRQVLESGRTQIFRRQRLDAAGLTGLGELVLSPVRGDKRVVGTVGAFAGDVNAGLVRATNELAGWVSTQVELAELDSSRRLLAEAEVRALRAQISPHFIYNSLNAIASFINTDPQRARELVVEFADFTRYSFRRHGDFTTVAEELRSIDRYLLLERARFGDRLKVRLEIGPEVLSTVIPFLSLQPLVENAVRHGLDSKDGVGNITITAHDVGSFAEVTIEDDGVGIEPEHLRSVLAGHTEGVHVGLRNVDSRLRQVYGDDHGLIIDTAPGAGTLITMRVPKSQPDHQA; encoded by the coding sequence ATGTTCAGCGCCGCCGTCGACACCGCGCTGGTGTGCGCCGTCGCCATCATCACCCTGGCCGTCGTGGCCTCGCTCGGGTTCCGCCTCTCACGCTCCTACCGGGATCTCGGCTCCGACGCCGACCGCGCCACCTATGACACGCTCCACACTGCCGCCCTCGCCTCCGAGCACCTGCGCGAGGGCCTCACGCCGGCCGGGGCACCGAAGGCGGCGCGCCACCTGCGCGGACTCCTGCGCTGCGACATCCTCCTCATCAGCGACGACGCGGGCGTGCTGGCATGGGACGGTGGGCGCACGGCCGCGCCCGACGTGATGCCGCTGGTCCGGCAGGTCCTCGAGAGCGGCCGCACCCAGATCTTCCGCCGCCAGCGCCTCGACGCGGCGGGCCTGACCGGCCTCGGCGAGCTCGTGCTGTCCCCGGTCCGCGGGGACAAGCGCGTGGTGGGCACTGTCGGCGCCTTCGCGGGAGACGTAAACGCCGGACTCGTCCGCGCCACCAATGAGCTCGCGGGCTGGGTGTCCACGCAGGTGGAGCTCGCGGAACTGGACTCGTCCCGGCGACTGCTGGCGGAGGCGGAGGTGCGTGCCCTCCGCGCGCAGATCAGCCCGCACTTCATCTACAACTCGCTCAACGCCATCGCGTCCTTCATCAATACGGACCCGCAGCGGGCGCGTGAGCTCGTGGTCGAGTTCGCCGACTTCACGCGCTACTCCTTCCGCCGCCACGGCGACTTCACCACGGTGGCCGAGGAACTGCGGAGCATCGACCGCTACCTCCTGCTCGAGCGCGCGCGCTTCGGGGACCGGCTGAAGGTCCGCCTCGAGATCGGCCCCGAGGTCCTCAGCACCGTGATCCCCTTCCTCAGCCTCCAGCCCCTGGTCGAGAACGCGGTGCGCCACGGCCTCGACTCGAAGGACGGCGTCGGGAACATCACCATCACGGCCCACGACGTCGGATCCTTCGCCGAGGTGACCATCGAGGACGACGGCGTGGGCATCGAGCCGGAGCACCTCCGGTCGGTCCTCGCGGGCCACACCGAGGGAGTCCACGTGGGCCTGCGCAACGTCGACTCGCGCCTGCGCCAGGTGTACGGCGACGACCACGGCCTCATCATCGACACGGCGCCCGGTGCGGGCACCCTGATCACCATGCGCGTGCCCAAGTCGCAGCCCGACCACCAGGCGTGA
- a CDS encoding glycoside hydrolase family 3 protein has translation MGKNPDAGTSRGAAPRKSAAGRRRGPVAAVTAGALLATILASGSAASAAPQQKVRQPALDSRSAAIITVDGRSFRDLDGNGTLTPYEDWRLTPEERAKDLVARLSLEEKAGQLMHASLTGKGTYDRAAFSRLLTERHITTFISRLGVGAGTLASEHNDLQALAEQQPFGIPLKISTDPRNGFTVTEGQTVSNGDFTPFPDPIGMGAVDDPETTKAMADIIRREYRAVGIHEALSPQADLATEPRWTRINGTFGATGEEVREHVQAYVEGMQGGSDGLTPDSVATVVKHWVGYGAQVNGYDSHYYYGRYAAFPGNNFEEHLTPYEGAFAAGASGIMPTYSILQDLERDGTAVEQVGANHNEYLLQDVLRGEYGFDGVITSDWGIANDCPASCLALRPPLSFVGAHGAGMPWGVEDLTLAERYASAVNAGVDIIGGSDKPQYILEAVSQGLLGEERVDEAARRVLQQKFELGLFENPYVDGSAAERIVGSTKSAKAGDAAQAASLTLLSNDGVLPVSRRDVRKVFLSGIDADAARDAGFTPVATPAEADLAVVRLADPRGGADLTDLDFSGDEPGYQALLAASDAGVPTVAVPNLARPLILGNVVEHADAVLADYGVSDSVLLDVLRGKGEPGGRLPFELPSSMAEVEAQLPDVPNDTANPLFPAGFGLSYTRSGR, from the coding sequence ATGGGCAAGAATCCGGACGCGGGAACGAGCCGCGGTGCGGCCCCGCGCAAGAGCGCAGCAGGCAGGCGTCGGGGTCCCGTCGCCGCCGTCACGGCCGGTGCACTGCTGGCGACGATCCTCGCCTCAGGGTCGGCGGCCAGCGCAGCTCCCCAGCAGAAGGTCCGCCAGCCGGCACTGGACAGCAGGTCCGCGGCGATCATCACGGTGGACGGCCGGTCCTTTCGCGACCTCGACGGGAACGGGACGCTGACCCCGTACGAGGACTGGCGCCTCACCCCGGAGGAACGCGCGAAGGACCTCGTCGCAAGGCTCTCCCTCGAGGAGAAGGCCGGGCAGCTCATGCACGCCTCCCTGACGGGCAAGGGCACCTACGACCGCGCGGCGTTCTCCCGGCTCCTCACGGAACGCCACATCACCACGTTCATCTCCCGGCTCGGGGTCGGGGCGGGAACCCTCGCGAGCGAGCACAACGACCTTCAGGCGCTCGCGGAGCAGCAGCCCTTCGGCATCCCCCTGAAGATCAGCACCGACCCGCGCAACGGCTTCACCGTGACAGAGGGGCAGACCGTCTCGAACGGCGACTTCACGCCCTTCCCCGACCCGATTGGGATGGGCGCGGTGGACGATCCGGAGACGACCAAAGCCATGGCCGACATCATCCGCAGGGAGTACCGCGCAGTCGGTATCCACGAGGCACTGTCCCCGCAGGCGGACCTCGCCACCGAGCCGCGGTGGACCCGTATCAACGGGACGTTCGGTGCCACGGGCGAGGAGGTGCGCGAGCACGTCCAGGCCTATGTCGAGGGGATGCAGGGCGGATCGGACGGTCTCACCCCGGACAGCGTCGCCACGGTCGTGAAGCACTGGGTGGGCTACGGCGCCCAGGTCAACGGCTACGACAGCCACTACTACTACGGCCGGTACGCGGCGTTCCCCGGCAACAACTTCGAGGAGCACCTGACCCCCTACGAGGGCGCCTTCGCCGCCGGGGCCTCGGGCATCATGCCGACCTACTCGATCCTGCAGGACCTGGAGCGCGACGGGACGGCCGTGGAGCAGGTGGGCGCGAACCACAACGAGTACCTCCTGCAGGACGTGCTGCGCGGGGAGTACGGGTTCGACGGCGTCATCACGTCGGACTGGGGCATCGCCAACGACTGCCCGGCGTCCTGCCTGGCACTCCGTCCGCCGCTGTCCTTCGTCGGAGCACACGGAGCGGGCATGCCCTGGGGCGTCGAGGACCTGACGCTGGCCGAGCGCTACGCGAGTGCGGTGAACGCGGGCGTCGACATCATCGGCGGCAGCGACAAGCCGCAGTACATCCTCGAGGCGGTAAGCCAGGGGCTGCTCGGCGAGGAGCGCGTGGACGAGGCGGCCCGGCGCGTCCTCCAGCAGAAGTTCGAGCTGGGACTCTTCGAGAACCCCTACGTCGACGGAAGCGCTGCGGAGCGGATCGTCGGCAGCACCAAGTCGGCGAAGGCCGGTGACGCGGCGCAGGCTGCGTCGCTGACGCTGCTGAGCAACGACGGCGTCCTGCCGGTGTCCCGCAGGGACGTCCGGAAGGTCTTCCTCTCCGGGATCGACGCCGACGCCGCGCGCGACGCGGGCTTCACCCCTGTGGCCACGCCCGCCGAGGCGGACCTCGCCGTCGTCCGGCTCGCCGACCCGCGTGGCGGGGCCGACCTGACGGACCTCGACTTCAGCGGTGACGAGCCGGGCTACCAGGCGCTGCTCGCGGCGTCGGACGCCGGCGTTCCGACGGTCGCCGTCCCGAACCTCGCACGGCCGCTGATCCTCGGCAACGTCGTCGAGCACGCGGATGCGGTCCTTGCCGACTACGGGGTGTCGGACAGCGTGCTGCTGGACGTGCTGCGCGGCAAGGGGGAGCCGGGCGGGCGCCTGCCGTTCGAGCTGCCGTCGTCGATGGCCGAGGTCGAGGCCCAGCTGCCCGACGTGCCGAACGACACCGCCAACCCGCTGTTCCCGGCCGGATTCGGCCTGTCCTACACGCGAAGCGGCCGCTGA
- a CDS encoding LytR/AlgR family response regulator transcription factor: MVNVIIADDELPAVEELAFLLGKDARIGTIHRASSGAEALRTLEQHDVDALFLDIHMPSLSGLDIARAISRFSRPPAVVFVTADEDRALEAFELRAVDYLLKPVRTERLAESVRRVCELMEGSTAAPEVITVDQGGVSRMIRRDDVRYVQAQGDYARLHTSEASYLIRIPLNDLERQWAEAGFLRTHRSYLVAMDQVRKVRIGAGRASLFVGDAELPVSRRHLPDVREKLEATRLRPSH; the protein is encoded by the coding sequence ATGGTCAATGTCATCATCGCCGACGATGAACTCCCCGCCGTCGAGGAACTGGCATTCCTGCTCGGCAAGGACGCCCGGATCGGCACGATCCACCGCGCGTCGAGCGGCGCGGAGGCGCTGAGGACCCTCGAGCAGCACGATGTGGACGCCCTGTTCCTCGACATCCACATGCCGTCCCTGTCCGGGCTCGACATCGCCCGTGCGATCTCGCGCTTCAGCCGTCCGCCCGCCGTCGTCTTCGTCACCGCCGACGAGGACCGCGCGCTCGAGGCGTTCGAGCTGCGCGCCGTCGACTACCTCCTGAAGCCCGTCCGGACCGAGCGGCTCGCGGAGTCCGTCCGCCGGGTCTGCGAACTGATGGAAGGCTCGACGGCGGCGCCCGAGGTGATCACCGTGGACCAGGGCGGCGTGAGCCGGATGATCCGGCGCGACGACGTCCGCTACGTCCAGGCGCAGGGCGACTACGCCCGCCTGCACACCTCCGAGGCGAGCTACCTGATCCGCATCCCCCTCAACGACCTCGAGCGCCAGTGGGCCGAGGCCGGGTTCCTCCGAACGCACCGCTCCTACCTCGTGGCGATGGACCAGGTGCGGAAGGTCCGCATCGGTGCCGGCCGCGCCAGCCTCTTCGTCGGCGACGCGGAGCTGCCGGTCAGCCGCCGGCACCTTCCCGACGTCCGGGAGAAGCTCGAGGCGACCCGGCTCCGTCCGAGCCACTGA
- a CDS encoding Lrp/AsnC family transcriptional regulator, whose translation MQPLDLTDTRLLQALAKDPRRTVVALAQKLGLSRNTVQARMAQLEKKAVFLSFERRINTVSLGYPLTAFIHVHVQQQKLASITHSIAAVPEVIEAFGLTGQADILVRVVAVDAEDLFRINGKILACDGVERCDTSLAMGELIPFRVEPLLARGPRTAP comes from the coding sequence ATGCAACCCCTCGACCTCACCGACACGCGGCTGCTGCAAGCCCTGGCCAAGGACCCCCGCCGCACGGTGGTCGCCCTCGCGCAGAAGCTGGGGCTGTCACGGAACACGGTCCAGGCGAGGATGGCCCAGCTCGAGAAGAAGGCAGTCTTCCTCTCCTTCGAGCGGCGCATCAACACCGTCTCGCTCGGTTACCCACTGACCGCCTTCATCCACGTCCACGTGCAGCAGCAGAAGCTGGCGTCCATCACGCACAGTATCGCCGCCGTCCCCGAGGTCATCGAGGCGTTCGGGTTGACGGGGCAGGCCGACATCCTGGTCCGCGTGGTCGCCGTCGACGCCGAGGACCTCTTCCGGATCAACGGCAAGATCCTCGCGTGCGACGGCGTGGAGCGCTGCGACACCTCACTCGCCATGGGCGAGCTCATCCCCTTCCGCGTCGAGCCGCTGCTCGCGCGCGGGCCGCGCACGGCGCCCTGA
- a CDS encoding DivIVA domain-containing protein, whose product MDVARPGSSPFARVGRREFGYNTRQVDRFLTKARAHYNAEHPDGAITSTDVRGMSFDPARGGYEPQAVDAALDRLEDVFAQRERDHVIATQGEEAWLRTIGRTAAVLRRRLHRPAGERFRRPTRTKSPSYNVEDVDRLCDELLQYLENSVPMSVDVVRRAVFRETRGADGYEENQVDVFMERVVELMAGID is encoded by the coding sequence ATGGATGTCGCCCGCCCGGGCAGTTCCCCGTTCGCACGCGTCGGACGCCGGGAGTTCGGCTACAACACGCGCCAGGTGGACCGCTTCCTGACGAAGGCCCGCGCACACTACAACGCGGAACATCCCGACGGTGCCATCACGAGCACGGATGTCCGCGGCATGTCCTTCGACCCGGCTAGGGGCGGCTACGAGCCCCAGGCCGTGGATGCCGCGCTGGACCGGCTCGAGGACGTCTTCGCACAGCGGGAACGCGACCACGTCATCGCTACGCAGGGCGAGGAGGCGTGGCTGCGGACGATCGGGCGCACCGCCGCAGTGCTCCGGAGACGCCTGCACCGCCCCGCGGGGGAGCGCTTCCGCCGTCCGACGAGGACGAAGAGCCCGAGCTACAACGTCGAGGACGTCGACCGCCTCTGCGACGAACTCCTGCAGTACCTCGAGAACAGCGTCCCGATGAGCGTCGACGTCGTCCGCCGGGCCGTGTTCCGGGAGACCAGGGGCGCGGACGGCTACGAGGAAAACCAGGTGGACGTCTTTATGGAGCGCGTCGTGGAACTCATGGCGGGCATCGACTGA
- a CDS encoding TetR/AcrR family transcriptional regulator, producing the protein MSGKAPGTYAKGIERRRDLLRIAADVFAAEGFEGTTLKLVAERAGIKEATLFHYFSGKQDLLTAVLADRDEQNTVRTGGAAIALADLPGIAERNEQHPGLTALFAVASATATRPGHAARDYFRNRYAWLVERTAGNIADAQARGEIRADISPEDAARIIIGVFDGIQLQWLYDPGVSMPAALSGVLRLLEPQSP; encoded by the coding sequence ATGAGCGGAAAGGCGCCGGGAACCTATGCCAAGGGCATCGAACGGCGTCGCGACCTGTTGAGGATCGCTGCGGACGTCTTCGCCGCCGAGGGATTCGAGGGCACCACCCTCAAGCTCGTCGCTGAGCGGGCGGGCATCAAGGAAGCAACGCTGTTCCACTACTTCAGCGGCAAGCAGGACCTGCTGACCGCGGTGCTCGCCGACCGCGACGAGCAGAACACGGTCCGAACCGGCGGAGCCGCGATAGCCCTCGCCGACCTTCCGGGCATCGCCGAGCGCAATGAGCAGCATCCCGGCCTGACCGCGCTGTTCGCCGTGGCCTCCGCGACCGCCACCCGGCCGGGACACGCTGCCAGGGACTACTTCCGGAACCGCTACGCCTGGCTCGTCGAGAGGACCGCCGGGAACATCGCCGACGCACAGGCCCGGGGTGAGATCCGCGCGGACATCTCCCCCGAGGACGCTGCGCGCATCATCATCGGGGTGTTCGACGGCATCCAGCTCCAGTGGCTGTACGACCCGGGGGTGAGCATGCCGGCCGCACTGTCCGGCGTCCTCCGGCTCCTGGAACCGCAGTCCCCATAA
- a CDS encoding solute symporter family protein, translated as MTGGGLRLPLQTAEATTVGSPILNISIFGLFVAITLVIVLRASRNNKTAADYYAAGRSFTGPQNGTAIAGDYLSAASFLGIVGAIAINGYDGFLYSIGFLVAWLVALLLVAELLRNTGKFTMADVLSFRLKQRPVRIAAAITTLAVCFFYLLAQMAGAGGLVSLLLGINDRLGQSIVITVVGVLMIMYVLIGGMKGTTWVQIIKACLLIAGAFVMTVWVLAIHGFNLSTLLGAAVETSGNAAITSPGLQYGVSAITRLDFLSLALALVLGTAALPHVLMRFYTVPTAKEARRSVVWAIWLIGAFYLFTLVLGYGASALIGADRIAAAPGGVNSAAPLLAYELGGSILLGLISAVAFATILAVVAGLTITAAASFAHDIYASVIRRGKVDPDGEVKVARRTVIVIGLVSIAGGIGAQGQNVAFLVALAFAVAASANLPTILYSLFWRKFNTQGAVWSMYGGLGSAILLIALSPVVSGGEKSMIQGADFSLFPLSNPGIVSIPLAFFLGWLGTTLSKTKEDPMKQAEMEVRSLTGVGAEKATDH; from the coding sequence ATGACCGGTGGGGGCCTCCGCCTGCCACTCCAGACCGCCGAGGCGACGACCGTCGGTTCCCCGATCCTCAACATCTCGATCTTCGGCCTGTTCGTCGCGATCACCCTCGTGATCGTGCTGAGGGCCAGCCGCAACAACAAGACGGCCGCCGACTACTACGCGGCCGGGCGCTCGTTCACCGGACCGCAGAACGGTACCGCGATCGCGGGCGACTACCTCTCGGCCGCCTCCTTCCTCGGCATCGTCGGCGCCATCGCCATCAACGGTTATGACGGATTCCTGTACTCCATCGGTTTCCTCGTGGCCTGGCTCGTCGCGCTGCTCCTCGTTGCGGAACTCCTCCGCAACACGGGCAAGTTCACCATGGCGGACGTCCTGTCCTTCCGGCTCAAGCAGCGGCCCGTCCGCATCGCGGCCGCCATCACGACTCTGGCGGTCTGCTTCTTCTACCTGCTCGCCCAGATGGCCGGTGCGGGCGGACTCGTCTCGCTCCTGCTCGGCATCAACGACAGGCTCGGACAGTCCATCGTCATCACGGTGGTCGGTGTCCTCATGATCATGTACGTGCTGATCGGTGGCATGAAGGGCACCACCTGGGTGCAGATCATCAAGGCCTGCCTGCTCATCGCCGGCGCATTCGTCATGACGGTCTGGGTCCTGGCGATCCACGGCTTCAACCTCTCCACCCTGCTCGGTGCCGCCGTCGAGACCTCCGGCAACGCGGCGATCACGAGCCCGGGCCTGCAGTACGGCGTCAGCGCCATCACGAGGCTCGACTTCCTGTCCCTGGCCCTCGCACTCGTGCTCGGAACGGCTGCCCTGCCGCACGTGCTCATGCGCTTCTACACGGTGCCCACGGCCAAGGAAGCCCGCCGCTCGGTGGTCTGGGCCATCTGGCTCATCGGCGCCTTCTACCTCTTCACCCTCGTGCTGGGCTACGGCGCCAGCGCGCTGATCGGCGCGGACCGCATCGCGGCCGCACCCGGCGGCGTGAACTCCGCGGCACCGCTGCTGGCCTACGAGCTCGGCGGATCCATCCTGCTCGGACTCATCTCCGCCGTCGCGTTCGCCACCATCCTGGCAGTCGTCGCAGGCCTGACCATCACGGCAGCCGCCTCGTTCGCCCATGACATCTACGCCAGCGTCATCCGTCGCGGCAAGGTGGACCCCGACGGCGAGGTCAAGGTGGCCCGCCGCACGGTGATCGTGATCGGCCTGGTGTCCATCGCCGGCGGTATCGGCGCCCAGGGGCAGAACGTCGCCTTCCTGGTGGCGCTCGCCTTCGCCGTCGCGGCCAGCGCCAACCTGCCCACCATCCTCTACTCGCTGTTCTGGCGGAAGTTCAACACCCAGGGAGCGGTCTGGAGCATGTACGGTGGCCTCGGCTCCGCGATCCTCCTCATCGCCCTCTCGCCCGTCGTCTCCGGCGGCGAGAAGTCGATGATCCAGGGGGCGGACTTCTCGCTGTTCCCCCTGAGCAACCCGGGCATCGTCTCCATCCCGCTCGCGTTCTTCCTCGGCTGGCTGGGCACCACGCTCTCCAAGACGAAGGAGGACCCGATGAAGCAGGCCGAGATGGAAGTACGGTCGCTCACCGGCGTCGGCGCCGAGAAGGCAACCGACCACTGA
- a CDS encoding cation acetate symporter, producing MSPAVGYTALVLVALCTLLIGIYGLRISRTTGDFYVASRTVRPWWNASAIGGEYLSAASFLGIAGLIMISGVDALWFPIGYTAGYLMLLLFVAAPLRRSGAYTIPDFAQARLDSLLVRRVTSMLVVVVGWLYIVPQLHGAALTVRITTGLPAWVGPLAVVVVVCLSVVTGGMRSITFVQAFQYWLKLTALAVPAAFILVRLGAEGRPVTAGGSAFTTDLDATADASLYGTISLVIALLFGTLGLPHVLVRFYTNPDGASARRTTLIVLGLLSVFYLFPTVYGILGRIHMPELAAEGAADATVLLLPGRIFDGAAGDLLSALVTAGAFAAFLSTTSGLVVSLAGVVSQEFFQGSVAGFRRAALLSALVPLVIALLTDSLALAGSVGSVFAFTASTICPLLLLGIWWRGLTDAGAVAGMLAGAVLCGGAIAGSALLGPRAGDRWVVLDQPALWTVPTAFLTMVLVSRATAGRRPASASRVLARLHTPETH from the coding sequence CTGAGCCCCGCCGTCGGCTACACGGCCCTCGTCCTCGTCGCGCTCTGCACCCTGCTGATCGGTATCTACGGCCTGCGCATCTCGCGGACCACCGGCGACTTCTACGTGGCGTCGCGCACCGTGCGCCCCTGGTGGAACGCCTCCGCCATCGGCGGCGAGTACCTGTCCGCGGCCAGCTTCCTCGGCATCGCCGGCCTCATCATGATCTCCGGCGTGGACGCCCTCTGGTTCCCGATCGGCTACACCGCCGGGTACCTCATGCTCCTGCTGTTCGTCGCCGCTCCCCTGCGCCGTTCCGGGGCGTACACCATCCCGGACTTCGCGCAGGCGCGGCTCGATTCGCTGCTGGTGCGCCGCGTGACCAGCATGCTCGTCGTCGTCGTCGGCTGGCTCTACATCGTCCCGCAACTGCATGGCGCGGCTCTGACCGTCCGGATCACCACGGGCCTCCCCGCCTGGGTGGGCCCGCTCGCCGTCGTCGTCGTGGTCTGCCTCAGCGTGGTGACCGGGGGGATGCGCTCGATCACCTTCGTGCAGGCCTTCCAGTACTGGCTCAAGCTCACGGCCCTCGCGGTTCCGGCGGCATTCATCCTCGTCCGTCTCGGCGCGGAGGGCCGACCCGTCACGGCAGGCGGGAGCGCCTTCACCACCGACCTCGACGCGACGGCGGACGCGTCCCTCTACGGCACCATCTCGCTGGTCATCGCGCTCCTGTTCGGGACCCTCGGGCTGCCCCACGTCCTCGTCCGTTTCTACACGAACCCCGACGGCGCGTCGGCGCGGCGGACGACGCTGATCGTCCTCGGCCTGCTCTCCGTGTTCTACCTGTTCCCGACCGTGTACGGGATCCTGGGGAGGATCCACATGCCGGAGCTCGCGGCCGAGGGAGCGGCGGACGCCACGGTCCTCCTGCTGCCGGGCCGCATCTTCGACGGGGCCGCCGGCGACCTGCTGTCCGCCCTGGTGACCGCGGGCGCCTTCGCGGCGTTTCTCTCGACGACGAGCGGCCTCGTGGTGTCGCTCGCCGGCGTGGTGAGCCAGGAGTTCTTCCAGGGCAGCGTCGCCGGCTTCCGGCGGGCGGCACTCCTCTCGGCGCTCGTCCCGCTCGTCATCGCCCTGCTGACGGACAGCCTGGCGCTGGCCGGCAGCGTGGGATCCGTGTTCGCCTTCACGGCCTCCACCATCTGCCCACTGCTGCTCCTCGGGATCTGGTGGCGCGGGCTGACGGATGCAGGAGCCGTCGCGGGGATGCTCGCCGGAGCGGTGCTGTGCGGGGGCGCGATCGCGGGATCAGCACTGCTGGGGCCGCGTGCCGGTGACCGGTGGGTGGTGCTGGACCAGCCCGCGCTGTGGACCGTGCCGACGGCGTTCCTCACCATGGTGCTCGTCTCGCGGGCGACGGCGGGGCGGCGGCCGGCATCCGCCTCCCGCGTGCTCGCCCGCCTCCACACGCCGGAGACGCACTGA
- a CDS encoding DUF485 domain-containing protein has translation MGSHPVEPVPGSGAAVDFTEVQQTEQFKDLRKRHRSFVFPMAVFFLLWYFAYVLLADYAHDFMATPVFGNINIGIILGLLQFVSTFTITMWYVSYANRRLDPIAASIRHELEEAAPDVFIDPAGGNK, from the coding sequence ATGGGTTCGCACCCAGTCGAGCCGGTACCCGGCTCCGGTGCTGCCGTCGACTTCACCGAAGTCCAGCAGACCGAGCAGTTCAAGGACCTGCGCAAGCGCCATCGCAGCTTCGTCTTCCCCATGGCAGTGTTCTTCCTGCTCTGGTACTTCGCCTACGTGCTGCTGGCGGACTACGCGCACGACTTCATGGCGACGCCGGTCTTCGGCAACATCAACATCGGCATCATCCTCGGGCTGCTGCAGTTCGTCAGCACCTTCACCATCACCATGTGGTACGTCAGCTACGCCAACAGGCGTCTCGACCCCATCGCCGCCTCCATCCGGCATGAGCTCGAGGAAGCGGCACCCGACGTATTCATAGACCCTGCAGGCGGGAACAAATGA
- a CDS encoding phosphatidate cytidylyltransferase: MADLDPPGAGLGRPTGPDAGTDTTRAVVVSADVAPSGASPDAAPGAAPGAGDSTPGAVSTPGPRRATRAGRASGHGLFRRRRPIREPGKPSRAGRNLPAAIGVGAGLLIPVLVGLLFFPIVFVGIVTLFGAVGVWEICRALEIRRIHVPLVPTLAGALVLPSSAYFGGAEGLAAAAVFSVVGLFLWRSLDPAPDAGKSLMAGAFTVLWVPFMLSFAMLLMRAEGGFLVIATLLLLVVANDTFGYLIGAFFGKHAMAPKISPKKSWEGFGGSIGGAFVVGGLCAVFLLGQPLWIGLVLAVAIVASATAGDLAESMIKRELGVKDMSTILPGHGGVMDRLDSIVFASPMAYLLSATFVSGMM; encoded by the coding sequence ATGGCAGACCTCGATCCTCCCGGCGCGGGCCTCGGGCGACCAACAGGTCCCGACGCCGGGACAGACACCACCCGCGCTGTCGTCGTCTCGGCCGACGTCGCGCCGTCGGGTGCGTCACCGGACGCAGCGCCGGGTGCAGCACCGGGTGCTGGAGACAGCACGCCCGGTGCCGTATCCACGCCCGGACCGCGCAGGGCGACCCGTGCCGGGCGCGCATCCGGCCACGGGCTGTTCCGGCGTCGCCGTCCCATCCGCGAGCCGGGCAAGCCCTCGCGTGCCGGCCGCAACCTTCCGGCCGCGATCGGCGTGGGCGCGGGGCTCCTGATCCCGGTCCTCGTGGGCCTGCTGTTCTTCCCGATCGTCTTCGTGGGCATCGTCACCCTGTTCGGCGCCGTCGGCGTCTGGGAGATCTGCCGCGCGCTCGAGATCCGACGCATCCACGTGCCCCTCGTGCCCACCCTCGCCGGTGCCCTGGTCCTTCCGTCCTCCGCCTATTTCGGCGGAGCCGAGGGCCTCGCCGCCGCCGCGGTCTTCTCCGTGGTCGGCCTCTTCCTCTGGCGTTCGCTCGATCCCGCGCCCGACGCCGGGAAGAGCCTCATGGCCGGTGCCTTCACGGTGCTGTGGGTGCCGTTCATGCTGAGCTTCGCGATGCTGCTCATGCGTGCGGAGGGCGGGTTCCTCGTGATCGCGACGCTGCTGCTGCTCGTCGTCGCGAACGACACCTTCGGCTACCTGATCGGGGCGTTCTTCGGAAAGCACGCCATGGCGCCGAAGATCAGCCCCAAGAAGTCCTGGGAGGGCTTCGGCGGATCGATCGGCGGGGCCTTCGTGGTCGGCGGCCTGTGCGCCGTGTTCCTACTGGGGCAGCCGCTGTGGATCGGACTGGTGCTCGCCGTCGCCATCGTGGCGTCCGCCACTGCCGGCGACCTCGCGGAATCGATGATCAAGCGCGAGCTCGGCGTCAAGGACATGAGCACCATCCTGCCCGGCCACGGCGGGGTCATGGACCGCCTCGACTCGATCGTCTTCGCGTCCCCGATGGCGTACCTGCTGTCCGCTACATTTGTATCGGGGATGATGTAG